The DNA segment GGCCACTTCGCTGAGGGCCTGGCCCTGGGGCTTGAAGATCCCGCCGTTGGCGTTCAGGAGGTCGCTCCGCTCCATCCCGGCCTTGCGCGGAAGGGCGCCCACCAGCAGGGCGTAGTCCGCGTCCTTGAAGGCGACCATGGGATCGTCGGAGGTGACCACGCCCGCCAGCAGCGGGAAGGCGCAGTCGTTCAGTTCCATCACCACGCCCTGGAGGGCCTTCAGGGCTGGGGTGATCTCCAGGAGCTGGAGGATGACGGGCTGGTCGTCGCCGAGCATCGCCCCGCTGGCGATGCGGAAGAGCAGGCTGTATCCGATCTGGCCGGCGGCGCCGGTGACGGCCACGCGAACGGGAGACTTCATGCTGGGACCTCCTGGGAATGGTGGGCCCATTCTATACCCCGCCGGCGGGAACACTGCACCGGCAGGTCGGGAATCGTGACGCATGCCCGCGCCCGCGCATTTCATCTGGAAAGTTCCGCGATTGTTCTGCCGATCAGAGAGAAGCGGACCACCATGCCCTTTCCTTCTTTCCGATTTCTCCGATCCCTGTGCCTCGCCCTCCTGGCGCTGGCCCCGCTTCCGGCGGGCATGCCGGCGTCGGGTCGGATGGTGTTCCGGGCCTACGGGACGGCCGAAGGGCTGGAGCACCCCAGCCTCACCACCCTCGCCCAGGACGCGGAAGGCTTCCTGTGGGTGGGAACGGAAGGAGGCGCCTACCGCTTCGACGGCGCGGGCTTCCAACTATGGAGCCTGCCGGAAGGCCTTCCCTCCGCCTGGGTGCGGGCCTTCGGACCCGCGCCGGACGGAGGGCTGTGGATCGGCACCCGCGCGGGCCTCTGCTTCCTGCGGGGCGGCCGCGTCCAGCGCGTGGCGCCGGACGATCCCCTCACCGCGGCCCGCATCCACCGGATCCTGGCCGACGCGCACGGCGGCGTGTGGGTGGCGGCGGAGTCGGGCCTGTTCCGCAGCGCGGGACCCGGCTCACCCTTCGCTCCGGCCGAGGGCTGGCCCGGCGGACCCGCCTATTCCCTCGTTTCGGACGACTCCGGAATGTGGGTGGGCGGCGCGTCCGCCGTCCATTTCCGGGATGCGGAAAACCGGTGGCGGTCCCTAGGACCGGCGGAGGGCGTGCATCCCGGCCCCGTGAAAGCCGTGCTCCTGGACCGGGCCGGGACCCTCTGGGCCCGCACGCCCACCGCGCTTCGGATCCTGCGCCCCGGTTCCCTCCGAATGGTGCCGCCCGCGATGGGCCTGCCCTCACTGGCCATCAGCTTCTACGAGGAATCCCTCGCCGACGACGGGGAGGGCGGCGTCCTGATCCCCACCGCCAAGGGCCTGCTCCGTTTCGATTCCCGGACCGGCTGGCGGCTGCTGGACGAAGGGCGGGGCCTGCCCGGCGGCTGGGCCAACCTGGCCCTGGTAGACCGCGCGGGCAGTCTGTGGGTGGGCAGCCTGGGGCTGCACCGCCTCCAGGGCGGGGGCGCGTGGGAGAACTTCTCCCGGCTCGACGGCCTGCCCGCGGACAGCACCTGGGCCCTCCTGCGCGACCGCTCCGGCGCGCTGTGGATCAGCACCAGCGGGGGCCTCGCCCGCATGGGTCCGCGGGGACCGGAGCCGTTTCCCGCCGGCGCGGGCCTCGTCCTCTACGAATTGAGAGAAGGGCCGGACGGCAGCATCTGGGGCGCTGGGGAGCATCCCTTCCTCGTGCGCATCAGCCCTGATCGCAGACAGCTCACCCGCGTTCCCCTGCCCCCTTCCCCGGGTCTGGCCGTACCCATGGCCCTGGCCTTCGACAGCGGGGGCTCGCTGTGGATGGGCACGTCCACGGACGGCCTGTGGCGGATCAGCGAGCCCTCGAAGCGGCCCGTCTTCCGCCGGGCTCCCTTTCTGGACGGCGATCCCGGCCAGATCACCAGCCTGTACCTGGACGCCCAGGGTCGCCTGTGGGCCACCACCGGCCGCGGATTGGCGCGCCTGGACGGCGACCGCTGGCATACCTGGGGCTCGGATGTCGGGCTGCGCCCTGGCGCCCTCCGGGCCCTGGCCGCCCTGCCGGACGGCACCGCCTGGGTGGCCTATCTGGAGCCCTTCGGCCTCACCCGCGTGGACCTGCGCGGCGACACTCCGCGGGTCCTGGAGAACCTCGGCCGAAAGGAGGGGCTCGCCAGCGATTCGGTGTACAGCCTCACCGCCGATGCTGTCGGCCGCCTGTGGATCGGCGGTCCCCGCGGCGTGCAGTGCATGGAGGGGCGGAATTTCCGCCTCTACCGCCGGGAGGACGGCCTGGCCAGCACCGACTGCAATCCGTCGTCCACCTGGGCCGACGGGGACGGCGGGATGTGGTTCGGATCCACGGCGGGCCTGCTCCACCACCGGACCGAAGGCGCCGGCGTTCCCTGGCGCTCCCCCGCCGTCACGCTCCTTTCCCTCTCCCTGGGCTCCCGCCACTGGGACCGGCCCGGAGACAGCCTGGGCGACGTCCGCTACGGCGAGCGCAGCTTGTCCGCGCGCTTCAGCTCCCTGGCCTTCGAGCACGAAGGCCGGCTCCGGTTCCAGGGGCGGCTGGAGGGCCTGGAAAAGGAATGGAGCGATCTCCCGGGCAGCGAACTCCGGTACCCGGCCCTGCCGTCCGGAAACTATCGCCTCGGCGTCCGCGCCGTCCTGGAGGGCGCGGAGCCCGGCCCTGCCGTAACCGTGACCTTCCGCGTCCTGCCCCCCTGGTGGCGGCGGGGCTGGGCCTGGCTGCTGTGGACCGGACTGCTTGGCGCCGCGGGGGCGGCCGTCCTCCGCTGGCGGGTCCGGTGGCTCCGCCGGCGGAACGATGAACTGGAACTCCTGGTCTACGAGCGGACGGAGGCCCTGGAGCTGAGCAACCTCGCCCTCACCACCATCTCGGGGACCGATCCGCTCACCGGCCTCCGCAACCGCCGCTACCTGAGCGAAGAGCTGCCGCCCGCCATGGGCCTGGCCCTCCGCGCCCGGCGCAACCATCCCGGCCCCGGCCTGCCGGTGGACGGCTGCCTGGTGTTCGCGATGCTGGACGTCGACCACTTCAAGCGCATCAACGACACCTGGACCCACGCCGCGGGCGACCTCGCCCTGAAGGAACTCGCGGACGTGCTGAAGCGCGAGGCCCGAGCCTCGGATTTCCTCGTCCGCTGGGGCGGAGAGGAGATCCTGTTCGTGGGCCACACCGCCGATTTCGCGGGCGCCGCCGCGGCAGTGAACCGCCTCCATCACGCGATCCGGACCCATCCCTTCGACCTGGGCCAAGCCACTCCCGTGGCCCTCACCTGCTCCATCGGGTTCTCCCTGTTCCCCTTCCAACCGGACCGGACCGACGCCGCTGACTGGGAGAGCCAAGTCCGGCTGGCGGATCGCTGCCTGTATGCCGCCAAGCGCTCCGGCCGGGACGCCTGGCTGGGCGTGACGGCGCGCCCGGGCGGGCCTGCGGATCTGGTGGCCCGTTTCGGTGAGGCGCCCGATCGCTGGATCCAGGAAGGCGCCGTGGAGTTCCTCGCGGGGCCGCGGCAACTCGACGTCGTCTGGAGTTAGAGCCCCTTCACCATCCGCTCGCCGCCCAGTTGGCGCATCTGATTGAGGATCCAGGCCTGGCGGCCGCGGATGTAGTCGCTGGGCGCGTCCGCCCGGAACTTGCGGGGGTTGGGCAGGACCGCCGCGAGCAGGGCCGCTTCCGCGGGGGCGAGCCGCTTGGCTGGCTTTCCGAAGAAGGCGCGGGAGGCGGCCTCGGCGCCGTAGATCCCGTCGCCGAATTCCACGATGTTCAGGTAGACCTCCAGGATCCGCCGCTTGGACCAGCCGGCTTCCAGGAGGAGCGTGAACCAGGCCTCCAGCCCCTTCCGCGTCCAGGAGCGGCTGTTCCACAGGAAGAGGTTCTTGGCGGTCTGCTGGGAGACGGTGGACGCGCCCCGCTTCCGGCGGCTCCGCTCGTTGTGCTGGACGGCCTTCTCGATGGCCTGCCAATCGAACCCGAAGTGCTCGGGGAACGTCTGATCCTCCGCGGCGATCACCGCGGCGCCCAGGCAGGGGGCGATCTCCTCCAGCGGCACCCAGCGGTGCCGGGCGACGTAGGTCTCGGAACTACTCCACGCTTCCACCCGCCGCTGGACCATCAGGGCCGAAACGGGCACCGGGACGAACCGGAAGAACAGGACGACGATCGCGGTGGACCCGACGAATCCGCCCACCAGCCAGGCGAGCGCCAGGAGGATCCGCCGCCGCCATCCGCCCTTCGCTTTCGCCATGTCCCATTCCCATCGAAAACACCAGTTTGCCAGCCGCCGTGCCGATGGGTCTGCATGGGATCCTGAGCCGCCCGGCCCGGAACCCCGGAAGCCCTCATGACCCTTGAGCCCCGCGAACAACGGAAACATTCGCGCCTGAGCACCAGCGGCGGCGCGTACGGCATCCGGTTCCAGATTCGGGGACGCGAGGTCTCGGGAGGCCGGCTCGCCAACCTCAGCGCCGGCGGGTGCGGGCTGGAAGTCCAGATGGCCGACGCCCGGGAGCTGGAGGTGGGGGACCTTCTGGAATCCCTCTATGTGGACCATCCCGATCTGCCCCTGGTGCCCCTGTCCGCCGTGGTCCTCCGGATCCTGGGGAAGGTTCCGGGGAAGACCAGCGGCTATGTCCTGATGGGGGTGGAGTTTCAAGGCCTGACGCCCTTCGTGCGGGACCTCATCGACGGTCACGTGATCGCCGGCCTGGCCCGGGATTGACCGCCGCCGAGCGGCGAAACCCGGTCATGAAGCCCTTTTCCCCTGCCGATGGGGACCCATGGCGGATGGTGCATGAAGCAATCCTCATTTGAACTCTTTCTGGATCGGCTCGACCCCACCGAGCGCACG comes from the Geothrix sp. 21YS21S-4 genome and includes:
- a CDS encoding ligand-binding sensor domain-containing diguanylate cyclase, producing MPFPSFRFLRSLCLALLALAPLPAGMPASGRMVFRAYGTAEGLEHPSLTTLAQDAEGFLWVGTEGGAYRFDGAGFQLWSLPEGLPSAWVRAFGPAPDGGLWIGTRAGLCFLRGGRVQRVAPDDPLTAARIHRILADAHGGVWVAAESGLFRSAGPGSPFAPAEGWPGGPAYSLVSDDSGMWVGGASAVHFRDAENRWRSLGPAEGVHPGPVKAVLLDRAGTLWARTPTALRILRPGSLRMVPPAMGLPSLAISFYEESLADDGEGGVLIPTAKGLLRFDSRTGWRLLDEGRGLPGGWANLALVDRAGSLWVGSLGLHRLQGGGAWENFSRLDGLPADSTWALLRDRSGALWISTSGGLARMGPRGPEPFPAGAGLVLYELREGPDGSIWGAGEHPFLVRISPDRRQLTRVPLPPSPGLAVPMALAFDSGGSLWMGTSTDGLWRISEPSKRPVFRRAPFLDGDPGQITSLYLDAQGRLWATTGRGLARLDGDRWHTWGSDVGLRPGALRALAALPDGTAWVAYLEPFGLTRVDLRGDTPRVLENLGRKEGLASDSVYSLTADAVGRLWIGGPRGVQCMEGRNFRLYRREDGLASTDCNPSSTWADGDGGMWFGSTAGLLHHRTEGAGVPWRSPAVTLLSLSLGSRHWDRPGDSLGDVRYGERSLSARFSSLAFEHEGRLRFQGRLEGLEKEWSDLPGSELRYPALPSGNYRLGVRAVLEGAEPGPAVTVTFRVLPPWWRRGWAWLLWTGLLGAAGAAVLRWRVRWLRRRNDELELLVYERTEALELSNLALTTISGTDPLTGLRNRRYLSEELPPAMGLALRARRNHPGPGLPVDGCLVFAMLDVDHFKRINDTWTHAAGDLALKELADVLKREARASDFLVRWGGEEILFVGHTADFAGAAAAVNRLHHAIRTHPFDLGQATPVALTCSIGFSLFPFQPDRTDAADWESQVRLADRCLYAAKRSGRDAWLGVTARPGGPADLVARFGEAPDRWIQEGAVEFLAGPRQLDVVWS
- the mtgA gene encoding monofunctional biosynthetic peptidoglycan transglycosylase, giving the protein MAKAKGGWRRRILLALAWLVGGFVGSTAIVVLFFRFVPVPVSALMVQRRVEAWSSSETYVARHRWVPLEEIAPCLGAAVIAAEDQTFPEHFGFDWQAIEKAVQHNERSRRKRGASTVSQQTAKNLFLWNSRSWTRKGLEAWFTLLLEAGWSKRRILEVYLNIVEFGDGIYGAEAASRAFFGKPAKRLAPAEAALLAAVLPNPRKFRADAPSDYIRGRQAWILNQMRQLGGERMVKGL
- a CDS encoding PilZ domain-containing protein, which codes for MTLEPREQRKHSRLSTSGGAYGIRFQIRGREVSGGRLANLSAGGCGLEVQMADARELEVGDLLESLYVDHPDLPLVPLSAVVLRILGKVPGKTSGYVLMGVEFQGLTPFVRDLIDGHVIAGLARD